GCACAACATCAAGGTGCGGGAAAGCCGGGATGAGATCTCTCAGGCCGAGCTGTTGGAGAAGGCCGTCGAGACCAACATCGAAATGGCCGAGCTCTACAACGCCCTGAACACCACGAAGAATCAGCTGGAACAGAAGAGCCGCGAGCTGACCATCCTGACTCAGGTGACGCAGGCGCTGGTGGAACCGTTCGATCCCGAACAGCTTCCGCGAATGCTGTTCAAGTCGGTGCTGATGACGTTCCAGACATCATACGGCTCGATCCTGCGGCTCGACCCCGGCAGCGGAAGGTTCCGGGAGTTGTTCATCTCCGGTTTCAGCAAAGACCCCCTGGACAGCCTCGCCTTGAGCGGCAGCGATTCCCTGGCCCGGCACTTGTTCGAACAACAGAAACCGTATTTTTTCAACGCCTTCTCCTTTGACGCGGACGCGCTGCCGGGCATGCCGCCGGCAGAGCTTGCCGAACAGCTGAAGAAGCGGCACATCATGGCGTTCATGAGCGTTCCCCTGCGCGCGGCCGATGCCCAGTTCGGCCTGGTGACTCTCTACCAGCTCATCAACGAAGCCAGCGTCCTGAAGGCATACGGGGCGGATGAACTCCGATTCCTGAACCGGCTCGGCGCCGTCATCTCCCTGGCCTTCGAGCGGATGGAGCAGGTCAAGCGGCTGCATGCGGTCGACAGCCAAGCGGACACCCTTATCGCCGAGCGCACCGCCGCGCTCGAGCAACAGGCCCACACGCTGTCCGCCCAGAACGCCGACTACCAGAACCGCCTCCACAAGCTGGAAACCCTGCTGGTGCCCCTCGTCCGGATGGACCAAGAGCGCTACCAGCGGGTGCAGGCTTTCCGGACCGACATCAGCAAACCGCTCTCGTCGGTGCTGACCGCGGGCAAGATCCTGGAAAAATTCGGCGTGACCAGCAAGGACAATTTGGACAAGTTCCTGGAGGTGCTGCGCGAAGAATCCGCCCGGCTGAACCAGGTGCTGGCGGGATTCGAAGCGGTCACGACCCGCTATTTCCGACCGGCAGATTTCGTCGAGGGCTCGTTCCCCCTGAGCGAGCTGCTGGCGAGGGTGCGCGAACTCTATCTGCCCGTCATCAAGATGAAGCGGCTGGAGTTCCGGGAGGACATCCCCGACGAACTGCCCAACGTGCTGGGTGATCGGCACAAACTCCAGTACGTGCTGAACCAGCTCGTGGAGAACGCCCTGCAGTTCACCGCCAGCGGATACTTGGAAATCCGCGCCCAATTCAATCCCGTCCTCAACGATCGGTTCATGGTGGTATCCGTTGCCGACACCGGCAGCGGGATCAGCCGGGAAAACCTGCCGCGGATTTTCGATCGGTTTTTCCGCGAGGCCGGCGATTTCGGCACGCAGCAGGTCAACTTCGGGCTGGGGCTGGCGTTCAGCAAGGAGATCATCGAGCATTACAGCGGCCGCATCTGGGCCAAGAGTGAAGAAGGGCTCGGCACCACGGTCTACGTGGAGCTGCCGGTCCACCAACGCGGGAGATGAGCATGCTGTTCTACAACAAGGCGCGCCTGAAGAAATCCGGCGAGAAGCTGGTTGCCCAGGGTCAGCTCGACAAAGCCGTGGCCGTGTTCGACAAAATCTTGGCCAACGAGCCGGAGGAGACGGACATCCTGTTCCTGGCCGGCGAGCTCAAGATCCGGCTCAAGCAGCGGGAGTCGGGCCTGGCCCTGCTGCACAAGGCCGCCTCCCTCTACGATCAGGGCAACGAAACGCAGAAGGCCATCTCAATCTTCAAGAAGTATCTCCAGCACGATCCGGATAACCTGGATATCCTGTCGAAACTGGCGGACCTCCACCTCAAGGCCGGCCACCCGGGCGAGACTTCGCAGACGCTGCTCCGCGCCGCGGCCGTCGCCAGCGCGAAGGACCCGTCGCAGGCCATTTACTACTACGAGAAGGTGCTCAAACATGAGCCCGACAATCCGGAGGGCCTGGCATCGCTGGCCGAGCTGTACCTGAAACAGAAGCTCATCCCGAAGGCTGTGGAGTGCAGTTTCCGGGCCGGCCAGAAGTTTTTCGAGAAGGGGAACTACGCCAAAAGTTACATGCACCTTTACACGGTGATCCAGCACGAGCCGGACAACCTGTCCGCCAACCTGATGATCCTCGAGACGCTCATCCGGTTGCAGAGCTACGAGGACGCGCTGGTCCACTGGAACGCGATGAGCCAGGGGGAGAAGGAGACCGATCTGAAGCTGCTGCAGTACCGCGGCGACATCCTGCTGGAACTCGGCCGGAAGGACGAGCTCAAGAACCTCGTCCACAAGATGAGCTTCATGGTGCCGGACAGCTACACCGTCATCTTCCGGTTCGTGGATCGCGCCCTGGGCTCCAAGCGCCACGCGATGGCGGTGGAGCTGCTCGACCTGCTCGATCTCTCCCAGTATCATTCTTTCAGCAGCAAGATCACCGAGGCGCTCTCCCGGATCTTGGCCGAGGACGAGGACAACGTGGGCGCCCTGCAGAAGATGGCCGAGCTGAAGATCTTCACCGGCGACATTCAGGGCGTCACCTCGATGTATGCCAAGCTGTATCAGAATTTCCTCAAGAACGAGGATCACCGCCGGGCGTACCAACTGCTGGAGAAATGGCTCAACCTCGAGGAGAGCAACGACTGGATCCGCCAGGAGATGCGCCGGCTGAAGCTGATCCTGGACGAGAAATCCGACCGCAACCTCGACCTGATGCGGGGCAAGCTCGAGGAGATCAGCCTGGCCGACCTGATCCAGATGCTGGAATCCGCCCGCAAGACGGGCGTCCTGCAGATCCGCTACACCGACCGGGTGGGCAAGATCTATTTCAACAAGGGCGCGATGATCCACGCGGCCTACCTGGACTCCATCGGCGCGGATACCATCTACCACCTGCTCAAGCTGCCGGGCGGCGATTTCACCTTCGACCCCAACCTCCCCGCCGGTCTGGTCACCAGCATCCAGCATTCCAACACCCAGGTGGTGCTGGACGCGCTGCGGGTCATCGACGAGGAAACCCATCGGCTCCGCGAGTCCGGCGAGGCGTCCGACGCGACCTGATCACGTTCGGCGCGCCGTCCGTCGGCCCATGAACAGCAGGCTCAGCGTGCTGGCCAGGATCAGGGCGCTGCCCAGCAGCGACCGACCGTCCTGCACCTCGCCGAAGAGCCACCAGCCCCAGGTCACCGCGAACACCACATTGGCGTACGTGACGATGGAAATCCGCCCGGCCGGCGCCAGCCGGTAGGCATGGGTCATGGTGAGCTGGCCCACCGCGGCGCTGACGCCGACGCCGA
This sequence is a window from Acidobacteriota bacterium. Protein-coding genes within it:
- a CDS encoding tetratricopeptide repeat protein, with the translated sequence MLFYNKARLKKSGEKLVAQGQLDKAVAVFDKILANEPEETDILFLAGELKIRLKQRESGLALLHKAASLYDQGNETQKAISIFKKYLQHDPDNLDILSKLADLHLKAGHPGETSQTLLRAAAVASAKDPSQAIYYYEKVLKHEPDNPEGLASLAELYLKQKLIPKAVECSFRAGQKFFEKGNYAKSYMHLYTVIQHEPDNLSANLMILETLIRLQSYEDALVHWNAMSQGEKETDLKLLQYRGDILLELGRKDELKNLVHKMSFMVPDSYTVIFRFVDRALGSKRHAMAVELLDLLDLSQYHSFSSKITEALSRILAEDEDNVGALQKMAELKIFTGDIQGVTSMYAKLYQNFLKNEDHRRAYQLLEKWLNLEESNDWIRQEMRRLKLILDEKSDRNLDLMRGKLEEISLADLIQMLESARKTGVLQIRYTDRVGKIYFNKGAMIHAAYLDSIGADTIYHLLKLPGGDFTFDPNLPAGLVTSIQHSNTQVVLDALRVIDEETHRLRESGEASDAT